From one Culex quinquefasciatus strain JHB chromosome 3, VPISU_Cqui_1.0_pri_paternal, whole genome shotgun sequence genomic stretch:
- the LOC6042834 gene encoding kxDL motif-containing protein CG10681, whose amino-acid sequence MMNSEMSSSMQSGRPESEFSIECFQNYTAPEVFVQGLAGLVNQTDVEVMIRAQKQMLQRFEKTNEMLLNCNALSQSRLKIATDDFKKHTKLLHDMKKDLDYIFKKIRNIKSKLGSQYPQAFAEAEAKNRSVCFDEEDEIDTGSRAETLDECPPSKTGTPVRVITAAAAAEEATEKQKRGSVKEKKKPAVAEASTTVSYMKMEQSPENRKSGKTTPSDPKRRSLLSTHSSSTDNSNDSSECTSDTG is encoded by the exons ATGATGAACTCGGAAATGAGCAGCAGCATGCAGTCGGGTCGGCCGGAGAGTGAGTTCAGCATCGAGTGCTTCCAGAACTACACGGCACCGGAGGTTTTCGTGCAGGGACTCGCCGGGCTGGTCAACCAAACCGACGTAGAGGTGATGATTCGGGCCCAGAAGCAGAT GTTGCAGCGATTTGAGAAAACCAACGAAATGTTGCTAAATTGTAACGCGCTCAGCCAAAGTCGGCTCAAAATTGCGACGGACGACTtcaaaaagcacacaaaattGCTGCACGACATGAAGAAAGATTTggactacattttcaaaaagattcgCAACATCAAGTCCAAACTCGGCAGCCAGTATCCGCAGGCCTTCGCGGAGGCGGAGGCGAAAAACCGGTCCGTTTGCTTCGACGAGGAGGACGAAATCGACACCGGAAGCCGGGCGGAAACGCTGGACGAGTGCCCCCCCAGCAAAACGGGCACCCCGGTGAGGGTGatcacggcggcggcggcggcggaagAGGCCACGGAAAAGCAGAAACGTGGCTCCGTCAAGGAGAAGAAGAAGCCGGCGGTGGCCGAAGCGTCCACGACCGTGAGCTACATGAAGATGGAGCAGAGCCCGGAGAACCGCAAGTCAGGCAAAACGACGCCGAGCGATCCGAAGCGACGGTCGCTGCTTTCGACGCACAGCAGCTCGACGGACAATTCGAACGACTCTTCGGAGTGCACGTCGGACACGGGTTAG